One Lactobacillus sp. ESL0785 DNA window includes the following coding sequences:
- the rpmB gene encoding 50S ribosomal protein L28 → MAKDYITGKKTTFGNTRSHSLNSARRAWKPNLQKVRILVDGKPKRVWVSTKTLKSGKVTRA, encoded by the coding sequence ATGGCAAAAGATTATATAACAGGTAAAAAGACCACTTTTGGTAACACACGTTCTCACTCATTGAATTCAGCACGTCGTGCTTGGAAGCCAAACCTTCAAAAAGTGCGTATCCTTGTTGATGGTAAACCAAAGCGTGTATGGGTTTCTACTAAGACCTTGAAGTCTGGTAAAGTTACTCGTGCCTAA
- the acpP gene encoding acyl carrier protein, which produces MTEEAIFTKIRDILADNFEISQDKITKETNFTKDLDADSIDLVEFILQLEDEFGAEISDDDAEKIQTVGDAVQYIAIHQN; this is translated from the coding sequence ATGACAGAAGAAGCAATTTTTACAAAAATTAGAGATATTTTAGCAGATAATTTTGAAATTAGCCAAGATAAAATTACTAAGGAAACTAACTTTACTAAGGATCTAGATGCAGATTCTATTGACCTTGTTGAATTTATTTTGCAATTAGAAGATGAATTTGGTGCAGAAATTTCAGATGATGATGCTGAAAAAATTCAAACAGTTGGTGACGCCGTGCAATACATTGCTATTCACCAAAATTAA
- a CDS encoding ABC transporter ATP-binding protein, which translates to MEKQSDLLLDIQHLHTAYRLQGKFYDAADDINITLKRDEILSVVGESGCGKSTIAASIIGLYDHKNTKVTGDILYNELNLVGLNESLFNKIRGNKIGMIFQDPLASLNPLMRVGDQVAETLYYHTDMNEKERYDRVIELFNQVGMPKPEEMYSMYPHELSGGLRQRVVIAMAIACKPEVIIADEPTTALDVTIQAQILDLLEDIQRQSHSGIILITHDLGVVAETADQVAVMYGGQIVEKADVKTIFDHPLHPYTRSLLNSMPQTDDESEDLHVIQGTVPSLKNMLRTGDRFAPRIPWIPASAHEENPVMHEVEPGHWVRCTCWKNFHFQNQNAEVSEA; encoded by the coding sequence TTGGAAAAACAAAGTGATCTCTTGCTGGATATTCAGCATTTACATACGGCGTACCGGTTACAGGGAAAATTTTATGATGCTGCAGATGATATTAATATTACTCTGAAGCGTGATGAAATTTTATCTGTCGTAGGTGAATCTGGTTGTGGTAAGAGTACGATTGCCGCAAGTATTATTGGTCTGTATGATCATAAAAATACGAAAGTAACGGGTGACATTCTATATAATGAATTGAACTTAGTTGGTCTAAATGAATCCCTGTTCAACAAGATTCGGGGAAACAAGATTGGGATGATCTTTCAAGATCCGCTTGCTAGTCTAAATCCCTTAATGCGTGTTGGTGATCAAGTTGCTGAAACCCTTTATTATCATACTGATATGAATGAAAAGGAACGATATGATCGGGTAATTGAATTATTCAATCAAGTTGGCATGCCAAAACCGGAAGAAATGTACAGTATGTATCCACATGAATTATCAGGTGGCTTACGGCAACGGGTTGTAATTGCAATGGCAATTGCATGTAAGCCGGAGGTAATTATCGCAGATGAACCAACAACGGCTTTGGATGTAACTATTCAAGCACAGATTTTGGATCTTCTAGAAGATATTCAGCGGCAGTCACATTCAGGCATCATTTTGATTACGCATGATTTGGGCGTTGTTGCTGAAACAGCTGATCAAGTTGCTGTTATGTATGGTGGTCAAATTGTTGAAAAAGCAGATGTTAAAACAATTTTTGATCATCCATTACATCCATACACACGTTCATTGCTAAACTCAATGCCACAAACTGATGATGAAAGCGAAGATTTGCACGTTATCCAGGGGACAGTTCCTTCATTGAAGAATATGTTGCGGACAGGTGACCGATTTGCACCACGAATTCCGTGGATTCCTGCAAGTGCTCATGAAGAAAATCCGGTAATGCATGAAGTTGAACCCGGTCATTGGGTCAGATGCACTTGCTGGAAGAACTTCCACTTCCAAAATCAAAACGCTGAAGTAAGTGAGGCGTAA
- a CDS encoding Asp23/Gls24 family envelope stress response protein — protein MAVKIKTKKGLIDISNGVIATVVGSAATSNYGVVGMASKNAIRDGFDGILNRANYKRGVVVKSEDNEITVDVYIIIGYGLKISEVSRNVQDSVKFSLKNQLGIDTRAVNVIVQSVKVLDE, from the coding sequence ATGGCTGTTAAAATCAAAACAAAAAAAGGTTTGATTGATATTTCAAACGGAGTAATCGCAACTGTCGTTGGTAGCGCAGCTACGTCTAATTATGGTGTTGTCGGAATGGCATCTAAAAATGCAATTCGTGATGGCTTTGATGGAATTCTTAATCGAGCAAATTATAAGCGCGGCGTTGTCGTCAAGTCAGAGGATAATGAAATTACGGTTGATGTTTATATTATAATCGGCTATGGCTTGAAGATTTCTGAAGTTAGTCGTAATGTACAAGATAGCGTTAAATTTAGTTTAAAAAATCAGCTTGGCATAGATACAAGAGCTGTTAACGTGATCGTTCAAAGTGTTAAGGTACTTGACGAGTAA
- a CDS encoding thiamine diphosphokinase produces the protein MKAIALLGGPEAEWPRSIKQILSRANKNRDLLIGVDRGSLLLEELGFTPDLAIGDFDSLQATELKQITTSVSDVRYSLPEKDYTDTELMIRAAFNDYHVDSLLLLGATGGRLDHFLVNLLMMLNPAVNQYAERVQLLDQQNLINFYNPGEHDVQKQQDYTYFGVATLTAVKNLRITHAKYKLAHYNNTIPVSFGSNEFLPHEKFFKLAFTAGTVAVIQAKDLDRFQNI, from the coding sequence ATGAAGGCAATTGCATTATTAGGAGGCCCAGAAGCAGAGTGGCCGCGTTCGATTAAGCAAATTTTATCACGGGCAAATAAAAATAGAGATTTACTAATTGGAGTTGATCGGGGAAGTTTGCTCTTAGAAGAGTTGGGTTTTACTCCTGATTTAGCTATTGGGGATTTTGATTCACTTCAAGCAACTGAATTAAAGCAAATTACCACTAGTGTTTCAGATGTCCGTTATTCCTTACCAGAAAAAGACTATACAGATACAGAATTGATGATTAGGGCAGCCTTTAATGATTACCATGTAGATTCGTTATTGTTACTGGGTGCAACTGGTGGTCGATTAGATCATTTTTTGGTGAACCTGTTAATGATGCTTAATCCAGCCGTTAATCAGTATGCAGAAAGAGTGCAGCTCCTTGACCAGCAGAATTTAATTAATTTTTATAATCCAGGGGAGCATGATGTGCAAAAGCAGCAAGATTATACTTATTTTGGTGTTGCAACATTAACTGCTGTTAAAAATTTGCGTATTACTCATGCTAAGTATAAGTTAGCACATTATAATAATACGATTCCGGTTTCCTTTGGCTCTAATGAATTTTTGCCGCATGAAAAATTCTTTAAATTAGCATTTACTGCGGGCACAGTTGCGGTAATTCAAGCTAAAGATCTAGATCGTTTTCAAAATATTTAA
- the recG gene encoding ATP-dependent DNA helicase RecG — protein sequence MNTEALFAPVTDLKGVGTKTAAALGSLGIYSIYDLLFYFPFRYDELQTLPLDQIMDGQKVMLKGIVATEAFVSRFGYKKSRLSFKMRIDHDVIMVNFFNQPWLKDKIEIGQEVAIYGKYNVARQSLSGFKFVAAKENDSGMAPIYPVNRHLRQKKLVELINLALTNFLPLVEDVVPIEIRQKYRLLSERDIVAKMHHPKNSHEAELAKRSAIFREFFIFQTELAQLVRGNSKHHGIAKKYDLTEVAKLTASLPFALSPDQKQVVNEIFSDLHSTRQMQRLLQGDVGSGKTVVAVYAIFAAVTAGFQAALMVPTEILAAQHFKKIDELLRPLGVRVALLTGTTKTLERREIYRELTDGTINVVIGTHALIQAKVIFKKLGLVIIDEQHRFGVGQRQALVNKGQSPDVLAMTATPIPRTLALTVYGETTVSEIRHLPAGRKQIISEWKTSSQMTDVYQLMHQQLEQGFQIYAVTPLITESEAIDLKNAEQLHAKLSHDFPQQNVVLLHGQMSGTQKDEIMTEFAAGKINILVATSVIEVGVDVANANMMVIYNADRFGISQLHQLRGRIGRGKTQSYCIFMADPKTDAGKARMQIVSSTTDGFKLAEEDLKMRGEGDLFGKAQSGLPEFQVGNVVNNYETLVVAQKVARSLIDADPQLTAAAHKPLRQVLEYKQLQQERT from the coding sequence ATGAATACAGAAGCATTGTTTGCGCCGGTAACAGATTTAAAAGGTGTCGGGACTAAAACCGCAGCTGCTTTAGGCAGCTTGGGGATTTATAGTATTTATGATTTACTATTTTATTTTCCGTTTCGCTATGATGAACTTCAGACATTACCGCTTGATCAGATCATGGATGGTCAGAAGGTAATGCTAAAAGGTATCGTAGCCACAGAAGCTTTTGTTAGTCGTTTTGGCTATAAAAAGAGTCGGCTCAGCTTTAAGATGCGAATTGACCATGATGTTATCATGGTCAATTTTTTTAATCAGCCGTGGTTGAAAGATAAGATTGAAATTGGGCAAGAAGTTGCCATTTATGGTAAGTATAATGTTGCACGGCAAAGTTTATCTGGTTTTAAATTTGTGGCGGCAAAAGAAAATGATAGTGGCATGGCGCCAATTTATCCAGTTAACCGGCATTTGCGCCAGAAGAAATTAGTTGAGTTAATTAACTTGGCTCTGACTAATTTTTTACCGCTAGTTGAAGATGTTGTTCCAATAGAAATTCGGCAAAAGTATCGTTTACTTTCGGAACGAGATATTGTTGCCAAAATGCATCATCCGAAAAATAGCCATGAGGCAGAATTAGCTAAAAGAAGTGCAATTTTTCGAGAATTCTTTATTTTTCAAACAGAATTAGCCCAATTAGTTCGCGGTAACAGTAAGCATCATGGAATTGCCAAAAAATATGATTTAACCGAAGTTGCTAAGTTAACTGCGTCACTGCCGTTTGCTTTATCACCTGACCAAAAACAGGTTGTTAATGAAATTTTTTCAGATTTGCACTCAACTAGACAGATGCAGCGCCTATTGCAAGGTGATGTTGGCTCTGGTAAAACGGTAGTTGCAGTTTATGCAATTTTTGCGGCGGTAACTGCGGGCTTCCAAGCAGCATTAATGGTTCCAACAGAAATTCTAGCAGCACAGCATTTTAAAAAAATTGATGAACTGTTGCGACCTTTAGGTGTGCGAGTTGCACTCTTAACTGGAACTACGAAAACACTTGAACGTCGTGAAATTTATCGTGAATTAACAGACGGAACAATTAACGTTGTAATTGGTACGCATGCATTAATTCAAGCAAAAGTTATTTTTAAAAAATTAGGTTTGGTAATTATTGATGAACAACATCGTTTTGGCGTGGGACAGAGGCAGGCCTTAGTTAATAAGGGGCAAAGTCCAGATGTTTTAGCGATGACAGCCACACCGATTCCGCGGACGTTAGCCTTAACCGTCTATGGTGAAACCACCGTTTCAGAAATTCGTCACCTGCCAGCTGGTCGTAAGCAGATTATTTCTGAATGGAAGACTAGCTCCCAGATGACTGATGTTTATCAGTTAATGCATCAGCAGCTCGAACAGGGATTCCAAATCTATGCGGTAACCCCGCTTATTACCGAGTCCGAAGCAATTGATTTGAAAAATGCAGAACAATTGCATGCAAAATTAAGCCACGATTTTCCGCAACAGAATGTAGTACTCCTGCATGGGCAAATGTCGGGAACGCAAAAAGATGAAATTATGACGGAGTTTGCAGCAGGTAAAATTAATATTTTAGTGGCAACGAGTGTAATCGAAGTTGGCGTTGATGTGGCTAATGCCAATATGATGGTAATTTATAATGCTGATCGTTTTGGCATTAGTCAATTGCATCAGCTGCGTGGACGGATTGGCCGTGGCAAAACGCAGAGCTATTGCATTTTCATGGCAGATCCTAAAACAGACGCTGGTAAGGCTCGGATGCAGATTGTTTCTTCAACAACAGATGGCTTTAAATTAGCTGAGGAAGATTTAAAAATGCGTGGTGAAGGTGACCTGTTTGGCAAAGCCCAATCGGGATTACCGGAATTTCAAGTTGGTAATGTTGTCAATAATTATGAAACATTAGTGGTGGCACAAAAAGTGGCTCGAAGTCTGATTGACGCCGATCCTCAATTGACAGCTGCTGCCCATAAGCCATTACGACAAGTGCTAGAATATAAACAATTACAGCAAGAACGAACATAG
- a CDS encoding ATP-binding cassette domain-containing protein, which translates to MAKEIIQIKNLKVHYPIRTGFWNRITDYVRAVDDISITINEGETYGLIGESGSGKSTTGKAIVGVEPVTSGQIIYKGVDITKSSNRRKLNYNKDVQMIFQDSMSSLNPRKRIEDIIAEPIRNFENLTTDQERDRVQELLDIVGMPSDAIYKYPHEFSGGQRQRIGVARAVATNPRLIVADEPTSALDLSVQAQVLNFMKHIQQKYNIAYLFISHDLGVVKHMSENLAIMHRGRLVEIGTREDIYNNPMHIYTKRLLSAIPKVDVEHREQHKQERNRVEQEFQNDQSAWYDKDGRVYPLQHFSGKHYVALPPEQVNQEKESD; encoded by the coding sequence ATGGCTAAAGAAATTATTCAAATAAAGAATTTAAAAGTTCATTATCCAATTAGAACTGGTTTTTGGAATCGGATTACTGATTATGTTCGTGCTGTTGATGATATTAGTATTACGATTAACGAAGGTGAAACCTACGGCTTAATTGGTGAGTCTGGCTCAGGTAAGTCAACTACTGGTAAGGCAATTGTTGGTGTTGAACCCGTTACTAGCGGTCAAATTATTTATAAAGGTGTCGATATTACAAAATCTAGTAACCGGCGCAAGTTGAATTATAACAAGGATGTCCAGATGATCTTTCAGGATTCAATGTCTAGTCTGAATCCACGCAAGCGAATTGAGGATATTATTGCTGAGCCCATTCGTAATTTTGAGAATCTAACGACTGATCAAGAACGTGATCGAGTGCAAGAATTGCTTGATATTGTTGGGATGCCTAGTGATGCTATTTATAAATATCCGCATGAATTTTCCGGTGGTCAGCGTCAAAGAATTGGTGTTGCCCGTGCTGTTGCGACCAATCCAAGATTGATTGTAGCTGATGAACCAACAAGTGCTTTGGACTTGTCAGTGCAAGCACAGGTTTTGAACTTTATGAAGCATATTCAGCAGAAATATAATATTGCATACTTATTTATTTCTCATGATTTAGGTGTTGTTAAGCACATGTCTGAGAATTTAGCGATCATGCACCGTGGACGGTTAGTTGAAATCGGCACTCGTGAAGATATTTATAATAATCCAATGCATATCTATACTAAGCGGTTATTGTCAGCAATTCCTAAGGTAGATGTTGAACATCGCGAGCAGCATAAGCAAGAGCGTAACCGCGTTGAACAAGAATTTCAAAACGACCAAAGTGCTTGGTATGACAAGGATGGCCGGGTTTATCCGTTGCAGCACTTTTCTGGTAAACATTATGTTGCTTTGCCTCCAGAGCAAGTAAATCAAGAAAAGGAGAGTGACTAA
- the plsX gene encoding phosphate acyltransferase PlsX gives MRIIAVDAMGGENAPDAIVKAVLQAKAELTETKFILFGDESKITKLLGADNERVTVVATSEIINDADEPVKAIRRKKDSSLVVAANYVKEGKADALLSLGNTGALLSCGIFIIGRIKGIARPGLMPTLPVKNSDDGFNMIDVGANAKSKPEYILAWAKMAAYYAEKVRGINNPRVALLNNGAESDKGDDVHQAAYQLLLDSKLNFIGNIEGNELLEGKADVVATDGFTGNAVLKNIEGTSSVLIHLLKDNLLNNGLMVKIGALLIKNALKGLVSKFDTAKYGGAVLLGVNAPVVKTHGRSDQRAIYFTLKQIDKILQEKIIDEFKAEFSSAE, from the coding sequence ATGAGAATAATTGCAGTAGATGCGATGGGCGGCGAAAATGCTCCAGACGCGATCGTCAAAGCCGTATTGCAGGCTAAAGCAGAATTAACAGAAACAAAATTTATTTTATTTGGTGATGAAAGCAAAATTACGAAATTACTTGGCGCAGATAATGAGCGAGTTACCGTAGTTGCAACAAGTGAAATTATTAATGATGCAGATGAGCCCGTGAAGGCAATTCGCAGAAAGAAGGATTCATCGCTGGTTGTAGCAGCCAATTACGTTAAGGAGGGCAAAGCAGACGCACTTTTGTCTTTAGGCAATACTGGCGCGCTCCTATCCTGTGGTATTTTTATCATTGGACGGATTAAAGGAATTGCGCGGCCCGGTTTAATGCCGACTTTACCCGTTAAAAATTCGGATGATGGCTTTAACATGATTGATGTTGGTGCTAATGCTAAAAGCAAGCCGGAATATATCTTGGCTTGGGCTAAAATGGCGGCTTATTATGCAGAAAAGGTGCGAGGAATCAATAATCCACGAGTAGCACTTTTAAACAATGGCGCTGAAAGTGATAAGGGGGATGATGTCCATCAAGCAGCATACCAGTTATTACTCGATAGCAAGTTGAATTTTATCGGTAATATTGAAGGTAATGAATTGCTTGAGGGCAAAGCTGACGTGGTTGCAACTGATGGCTTTACTGGCAATGCAGTCTTAAAAAATATTGAAGGTACATCGAGCGTTTTAATTCATCTGTTAAAAGATAATTTATTAAATAACGGTTTAATGGTTAAAATTGGTGCCTTGCTGATAAAAAATGCACTAAAAGGTCTAGTATCAAAATTTGATACGGCAAAGTATGGCGGTGCTGTCCTACTTGGCGTTAATGCTCCAGTCGTTAAAACCCATGGTCGTTCGGATCAACGAGCAATTTACTTTACACTAAAACAGATTGATAAAATATTACAAGAAAAAATTATTGATGAATTTAAAGCAGAATTTTCTTCTGCTGAATAA
- a CDS encoding DAK2 domain-containing protein, translating to MVLKEIDSNKFRDMVRVATHRMGRNAEFVNSLNVFPVPDGDTGTNMNLTIESGAKAVAENTSTSVGDLTESLAKGMLMGARGNSGVISSQLFRGIYKATQGMQTLNAQELANAFSNGVATAYKAVMKPVEGTILTVARVAAQEGANKANETDDVEEVMKAIVEGAKKSLKTTPDLLPVLKQVGVVDSGGQGLLFIYEGFLEGILGENFADRYQPDKGEMDEMINAMHHQSVQTQLSTQDIKNGYCTEIMVDLTADIPDKKQFNLEEFRKHLSEIGDSLLAVSDDEVVKVHIHTEHPGSVFQYGSQFGQLGKIKIDNMRIQHETIVNDSEEKQESVDFAVIAVASGNGIRKLFESEGVNRIISGGQTMNPSTQDIIDAIKKSGAQKAIVLPNNGNIVMAAKQAAEVSDIPVGIVPTKTISQGLTAMLSFDPEMSVEDNVTSMTEDLDTVVSGEVTQANRDTTINEVEVHANDYLGIIDGDIQIDDPDLIQATVAMIEKMLDEDSEIITVMFGRDSTKKQADQVVAKLKEMHDDLEFEVHDGGQPVYNFLISVE from the coding sequence TTGGTTTTAAAGGAAATAGATAGTAACAAATTTAGAGATATGGTCCGAGTTGCCACGCATCGGATGGGACGCAATGCAGAGTTCGTTAATTCATTGAATGTTTTTCCCGTTCCTGATGGTGATACTGGTACTAATATGAATTTGACTATTGAAAGTGGTGCTAAAGCAGTTGCTGAAAATACCAGTACTAGTGTCGGCGATTTGACTGAAAGTCTAGCTAAGGGAATGCTAATGGGTGCCCGTGGTAATAGTGGTGTTATTTCTTCACAGCTTTTTAGAGGAATTTATAAGGCAACTCAAGGGATGCAAACTCTTAATGCACAAGAATTGGCTAATGCTTTTTCAAATGGGGTAGCGACCGCGTATAAGGCCGTAATGAAACCAGTTGAAGGAACGATTTTGACAGTTGCTCGGGTTGCTGCTCAAGAAGGGGCCAACAAGGCTAACGAAACTGATGATGTTGAAGAAGTCATGAAGGCAATTGTCGAAGGAGCCAAAAAATCGCTGAAGACGACCCCTGATTTATTGCCGGTATTAAAGCAAGTTGGTGTTGTCGATTCAGGTGGTCAAGGGTTGCTCTTTATCTATGAAGGCTTTTTGGAGGGTATTCTGGGTGAGAACTTTGCTGATCGCTACCAACCAGACAAAGGTGAAATGGACGAGATGATTAATGCCATGCACCACCAATCAGTGCAGACTCAATTATCTACGCAGGATATTAAAAATGGTTATTGTACCGAGATTATGGTTGACCTAACTGCAGATATTCCTGACAAAAAGCAATTTAATCTTGAAGAGTTTAGAAAACATCTGTCTGAAATTGGTGATTCGCTGTTGGCGGTTTCTGATGATGAGGTCGTTAAGGTGCATATTCATACTGAACACCCCGGATCAGTTTTCCAATATGGCAGTCAGTTTGGTCAATTAGGCAAAATTAAGATTGATAATATGCGGATTCAACATGAAACAATTGTTAATGATAGTGAAGAAAAGCAAGAGAGTGTTGATTTTGCAGTGATTGCTGTTGCTTCTGGCAATGGTATCCGTAAGTTGTTTGAAAGTGAGGGGGTCAACCGGATTATTTCTGGTGGACAAACAATGAACCCGTCTACACAGGATATTATTGATGCGATTAAGAAGTCTGGGGCACAAAAGGCTATTGTTCTGCCAAATAACGGTAATATTGTGATGGCAGCTAAGCAAGCCGCAGAAGTCAGTGATATTCCGGTAGGAATTGTACCAACTAAGACAATTTCTCAAGGTCTGACAGCAATGCTTTCTTTTGATCCTGAAATGTCAGTTGAGGACAATGTTACCAGCATGACTGAAGATCTTGATACAGTTGTTTCTGGAGAAGTAACGCAGGCTAATCGTGATACGACAATTAATGAAGTTGAGGTTCACGCAAATGATTACCTTGGCATTATTGATGGTGATATCCAAATTGATGATCCAGATTTAATTCAGGCGACTGTTGCCATGATTGAAAAGATGCTAGATGAAGATTCAGAAATTATTACAGTAATGTTTGGCCGAGATTCAACTAAGAAGCAGGCTGATCAAGTTGTAGCTAAGCTGAAAGAAATGCATGATGATCTTGAATTTGAGGTTCATGATGGTGGTCAACCAGTTTACAATTTCCTGATTTCTGTTGAATAA
- a CDS encoding ribulose-phosphate 3-epimerase has product MLIAPSILNANNLDLKSDIQAAVTAGIRRFHIDIMDGHFVPNLSFGPQLVSDFKAQFPEIEAEIHLMSNQPEVLVPAFVKAGADLVELHYEAMTEEELNKWLDYLNEQHVKAGLVLSPDTPVTVLTKFKAKIQQVLLMTVYPGFGGQKFLPTAVSKVKQANELLAGQLPIEVDGGINAVTAKTARDAGASVIVAGSYIFKSGAIAGQVDELMEILR; this is encoded by the coding sequence ATGTTAATTGCACCATCAATTTTGAATGCAAATAATTTGGACTTAAAAAGTGACATACAAGCAGCCGTAACTGCTGGTATCCGCCGCTTTCACATTGATATTATGGATGGACATTTTGTTCCTAACTTATCATTTGGTCCCCAATTAGTTAGTGATTTTAAGGCTCAGTTTCCTGAAATTGAGGCCGAAATTCATTTAATGAGTAATCAACCAGAAGTATTGGTGCCTGCATTTGTTAAGGCTGGTGCGGACTTAGTCGAACTGCACTATGAAGCAATGACTGAAGAAGAGCTTAACAAGTGGCTAGATTATCTTAATGAGCAGCATGTTAAGGCTGGCTTAGTTCTTAGTCCAGATACACCAGTTACTGTCTTAACTAAGTTTAAAGCTAAAATTCAGCAAGTATTATTAATGACAGTTTATCCGGGATTCGGTGGGCAAAAATTTTTACCAACTGCCGTTTCTAAAGTTAAGCAGGCAAATGAATTGCTTGCAGGACAACTGCCAATTGAAGTTGATGGTGGGATTAATGCTGTAACAGCTAAAACCGCGCGGGATGCTGGTGCCAGTGTAATTGTCGCTGGTTCGTATATCTTTAAAAGTGGTGCAATTGCTGGTCAGGTAGATGAATTAATGGAGATTTTACGATGA
- the rsgA gene encoding ribosome small subunit-dependent GTPase A: MSAQVEGIVVGLVAGFYDVQTPSGIVRTRARGVFRKKKQKPTVGDHVKIQVDAQGTNYLVEIMPRLNLIGRPALANVNHVLLVISAAQPDFSVQLLDRYLTFFSWQQVAVSIYLSKSDLVTANKCQEIKHELAYYAAIGYPIYDNWSELAAELPTVITAGQIWTLAGQSGAGKSTLINHLKKDLQQETAAISTSLNRGKHTTRTVQLFSLGQGFLADTPGFSAIDFTPIKLNELCNYFVEFKRASSQCKFRGCQHLQEPGCEIKKLVASGKIRPSRYEDYLTMRTEITNGRIPEYLK, encoded by the coding sequence ATGAGCGCGCAAGTTGAAGGAATCGTCGTTGGCTTGGTTGCCGGATTTTATGACGTGCAAACGCCAAGTGGAATTGTTCGAACACGGGCACGCGGAGTTTTTCGTAAGAAAAAGCAAAAACCGACAGTTGGTGACCATGTTAAAATTCAAGTTGATGCTCAGGGTACTAATTACTTGGTTGAAATTATGCCACGGCTTAACTTGATTGGTCGACCAGCACTAGCGAATGTTAACCATGTGCTATTAGTTATTTCGGCGGCGCAGCCTGATTTTTCTGTGCAGCTGTTAGACCGGTATTTAACTTTCTTTTCGTGGCAGCAAGTTGCAGTTAGCATTTATTTATCCAAGAGCGATTTGGTAACTGCCAATAAATGCCAAGAAATTAAGCATGAGCTCGCTTATTATGCCGCAATTGGTTACCCTATTTATGATAATTGGTCAGAATTAGCAGCTGAATTACCAACAGTTATTACTGCTGGGCAAATTTGGACACTAGCTGGGCAGTCAGGGGCTGGCAAGTCAACCTTAATTAATCATTTGAAAAAGGATTTACAGCAGGAAACAGCTGCAATTTCTACTAGTTTAAATCGGGGTAAGCATACTACTAGAACTGTTCAATTATTTAGTCTTGGTCAGGGCTTTTTGGCTGACACCCCCGGCTTTTCAGCAATTGATTTTACGCCGATTAAGCTTAATGAACTTTGTAATTATTTTGTTGAGTTTAAAAGAGCCAGCAGTCAATGTAAGTTTCGTGGCTGTCAACATCTGCAAGAACCCGGCTGTGAAATAAAAAAATTAGTTGCCTCTGGCAAAATTCGCCCAAGCCGTTATGAAGATTATTTGACAATGCGAACGGAAATTACTAATGGTCGGATACCCGAATATTTAAAATGA